The nucleotide window TATGCTAGTTTTTAAAAAACTGGGGGATCGTAAAACAGATATATACCCACCTGTAACTGGTTGCCAATGTTAACCACAAAAGCATCGTGCAACGGCTCCACACCAATCCATTCCCCATTGTTGAAGACTTGAAGCCCACTTACATCGCCCTGGTGGAGAAGGGTTAAGAGATTAGGGTCGCAATGTTTAGCTACTCCTAGAGTCAAACTCGGGTCTGGACAGGGTGGGTAATGGTTGATTGATAGTATCTCAGATTCACTTAATTTATCCCCAAAGTATCTAGATTCTAGCCCCAACCCTTCTGACACTAACTCCAGGATCCTTAATCCCAATTTCTTCGCTTCAATCGTATATGTAGCCACAACTTCCCTGCAAAGGTTTTTGGTACTGAGAAAACCAAACAAGAGAAAAAATTCAGGGGGGGTTACCTTTACCTGTATCGAGTTGGCTTTTGAGGCCAATGCTTGATGCAACTTTGTAAAGGATGACAAGGGTGTCGCAAATTATCACGCCAATGGTGAATCTTTTCCCGGGCATAGTTTACACTGCTTGTGGAAAGCCTGCAACTATTTTTGGGATCCTCGGAATAGAGCATGGCTTTGTCCTCCCAAGGCATCTCAAAGAACTCCTTGAACACATCCATGCTTTCATTCATCAGACTTTCAGGAACTCCATGGTTAACAACCTGTTTACAAAGATCAATGACGAAGCAAGTAacactttaaaaaaaatcaaaatcaaaacagTTATGGTGATTAGAAATTGATAATAAAGCTTCTTTCAAACTCGTGTTTGACCTGGAAAAATCCATACTCTTGGCCGGCCTTCAAAATCTGTTGAACAGTATGGGTTCGATTTTGACCCTCAGCCTTACTGAGATCGATGACTGGAATGGAATTGCAGGTAGGAACAACGAGATTGCCGGGTCTTGTTTCTGGTGGGAAGATATAAGATTCAGGCAAAGGTTTGTTTTTGCACCAGCTTGAAACTAGCTTCTCCATCTCTTGAATGTGTGaatttatgatagatgttgttgcAGACAACTTAAAAATCTGGTTAAAGATGAGACTGATCATATAAGAGATCTACAAGTTGTTGTTGAACACAGAGCCAATAAAGAGATAAACAGATGATTTAGAAATTCATGGGCCCCAGCTTTTGTCTTGCTTCATGCTTCGCTCATCCATCACATCACATTGCTGTAAGATATTAAGAAGGGTAAATCACACAATTAGTTACTCAACTTTTAGTAAATTTTCGTTTTagtcatttaattaaaaaaagttacaatttgattGTTAATGTTCTTTTTTGTAGGCTAACGATGATacttttaattggtataataataattttattctttaatttttatatttttattaatttaaccttAATTCTATATAAAATAATCTATCTTTATCATTtggatttttaaaattaatttaaatgacTTGAATTTGGAAAAGAAAGTTTTGAGGTTATATTAAATTTCaagatattattaatttagtttttctctttttaattagTTATCGGATTCTATTGAATGATCATTTGCATTCTTGTGCCTCAACTGTAATGCCTTAAATTTATTAACTTTGTTTTTGTGAATTTTGTTATAAATATGTatttgcttcaatggttaagtgttttgaatgTGTATGAGGTCTTGGATTTAAGTCTCATTTTaggcaaattttgttattttttatcctaGCTTTATCTTTGTTGAGTgggcttatattttatttttagtaaactcaTATTAGAATGAACTTGTTGGTTCAAGTGATAAGGAGTTAGCTTGCCTAAAGGTCTTGTGTTTGATTTTCTGTGTAAGCATGGATGATATTTTTGCTTCGGTTGTGTGATAGAGTCTGGGTGGAGTTAGAATTCTGAGGTAGTTGGTTGTGGTTAGTGGGTAGAATTTTGGGGGATAGGGTGGCTAGTCGATGGAGTGGGggaattttgttaaaattttaatttttatttatttttattatttttttcttttcccaaaAAATTTCCTTTCCACATCTGACGTCTTTTTTTCTCCAAATCCTTCTTCCAACCGTTTTTCCCTGTTTGACTCTGTAAACTTTTTGGGTTCTTCTTTCTTTGATTTCTATTTGCAATACATTCGTTTAATAACTGCGTTTTGGTTCCATGATCCCTATTCGAATTGTGGTAGGTAAGTGTTTTTGAAGTTCGTGCAATTGTGGGTCGTTTTCGGATGTGTTAATATTGTGAATTCTTGTGGTAGGTGTTAATCAAGGGGATCGAAATTCGTCTTCGATCGTGTACTATATGTGGGCTGTCGTAACTATTTTGGCAAGTGATTGAGCCTTTCGATTAAGTAATACTTTCAAGTATGCCGattgaggttttgataaattggaGTTTTGGTACTTAGAATTGATTGCTTGAATAGTGTTTTTAGGTTTCAGAGATCTCAAGATGCTATAGCATCAGAAACAAACTAGGTGTGTAACAAAAATACGAGAAATAAAGGttcagcaaaagccaaaaagtggCCAGTCGATGCCACATAGGCGTGTACTGAccatgtggtcggccgtgtgcgacacatagTTATGTGATGGATAAGTGTGTGGCCATGTGGGCCATACgagcaaggccaatttgggcgtatgggccaaaaattctgaaattatcCCTAGGGTTGCACGTGTCATTCCGATCGACTGTGGGCTTTCCATATGATCGATAAGGGCTAACTAAACCCTATCGCATGAGATCTGTTAATCTGATAGATTAATTGAGTATAGGAAAACCGATATGTATGTCTGACTGATTTGCATAAGTTTGTATGATATTTGTATTCGAGTATGTTAACACTGTTATGTTCGCATATCTGTTTTCTGTATCTATATATGGGGTAGGATTGTATATGTAGATGAAGTGTTTTTTGAGACAACATTTCGCCGACATTTTGACAACTTGACTGTATATTATTTTCATAAGTGTCATACAGAcgctatgtggtgtgtagggatgggtcgGTGTTTTATACCCCACATTGTGTGTTGGGATAGACGAAGATAgtgtgtagaggataggggtGGGATtctgtatatatgtatatttctGATAATTTGATTCTGATATGATCTGATTCTGTTGAGGAATGTCTGCTTCCGTTTTGATATACTGGAAATCTGAATTTTATGCATGTATGTTCCCGTGAGTTACAaactgagtttatgaaaactcacatctgtttgttgTTTTGTAACATTCGGACTCTTTTTAACAAGTAACTATTCAAGGTTGTATTGAAGTAACATTAGTTTCAAAACTCTTTTCCGTAACACTCcctgattcggccataacatctaggccgggtttggggtattacattaaTATTGAATGATCTTGAGCTTTATTGCAGTAGAATCTTGAGTTTTCTTATATGAACATTAGTTTTTAGTCCTATTTAAGCTTTATACCATATGAATGTTATGTTAAAGagattgaaatttatttttatccGTTTTCATTATTTTATGGCAATGTTGGAAATTCTTGatttttcatataatttaaaaaaaaagaattgagttttttatataattttatataaaattaaggttaaattgataaaaaagtATAAAAGTTAGGACTAAATTTTTTTATACCAACGAAAAAAGTGCAACAATAAGTCGTTTAACAACAAggtgattaaaaataattttaaaatattaatgatcaaattgtaattaattaataaCCAAAATGAGAATTTGTCTATAATTAAGGGATTAATAATGTAATTCACACTATTGCTAATGTGTTTGGACTTTCATGTAATTTCTTCGATTTTCACTCTTTTGCAGTCTTCTCTAATAATAGGAAAGTGCTAATGGATGCTTTAATTACATCTAATTCGGTAGATACGTtaattaaaatagagaaaatatttAATACATTGTAATTAGAGATTTTAGACTTCACAAGTAAGACCGAAAGTTGAGAAGTGTTttatagaaatataataaaatattaaaataaataaatactaacaAAAAAGACATGTGATCATTTTTAAAACTACTtatagaatataaaaaaatatatgttgCTAGTGTATTAAATATTAACCCGTTAAAATAATTACTTAAATATGTCATTGATATataattagaaataattattacCTAATGATGAATTTTCAAAGGGTAAACTACACGATTGATCatctaatttttataaattttcattttgagcaTCGAGTAAGAAAGGGCACCGTTTTTACAAATAGTTTTCATTTTGGGCATCTAACGCTAATTTGTGGTTAGGCAATATTATTATACActcattttagtcactcaacttaaataagtttttattttggtcacacattttcttttttaaaattaattttattttttttcaaaaaaacttaaatttttaCGAGAAATTGAGTTATTCAACTACAAAATGGAACATCAGTTTTCCCTATAATTCAATACCCCATAAAAACTCTGGTTTTTCCTAAAAACTCAAGTTTTTCATGTAAAAAACCTAAGGTTTTcctatttaatgaaaattttaaaattaattttaaaaagaaaattttaaaaataaaatagtttttCCTATAAAATTCAAGTTTTCCCCATAAAATCCCAGTTAATTCTTAGCGTTTTactagaaaaaaaacaaaaattaattctaaaaataaaaaattaaaaagataaaataattttccatGTAAAAGCTCATGTTTTTCTCTTTAttgagaaaaattaaaattaattcttaaaaataaaaaatagaaatttaataaaataaaagagtgactaaaataaaaacttattaaAGTCGGATGACTAAAATGAGTGTATAATAATATTGCATTACCCCAAATAAACGGTGAGtaaccaaaaattaaaatggTTTGTAACAACGGATCCCTTTTtataactttatttttatttttgatgccCAAAATTTAAACTTATGAAATTGACTTACTAACTATTTTCAAGTGGTTGGATgactttttgaaaagaaaatttttgttgtttgacagattttcttaaaaataaatttttgaaacAAGCACACATTAGAGATTTTCTTATCCATGAAAGTAGGGGTAAGCAAAACTcgaattctatttgaaagaatcgaaaaaaatttgaattttgagttattAGAATTTTTCGagtcaactcaaataactcgattcGAATTTCAAGTTTGAGTCAAATTGAATTTCACAATTCAAATaattctgtaatatcctgattttgggcctagtcggaatagtggtttcgtgaccacaaaatccgagatagaaataattattttatgattattttaaggtctatgatatgattgcatgattgtgtgaaaatttcgtgaaaaaattttatgcataaagtgcctaatttgaaatttgggactaaattgaataaattgcaaaactttgttctagaagtattttgcataaaattgaattagattattaattagaggtccttaaagagtaattttaccaatttctaagtctatggacaaaattggacatggatggaattttggaaagtttagtagtaagggcattttggtcatttagggtaaaatgaattaaaatacaaaattaaaagccaattttgctcatcttcaaccccatggccgaatatagcaaggagaaaccatggctagggttttcaagcttccaagctcgattgtaagtccgttctagcctcgttttaatgatttttacgtttttggagtccgtagctcgatttagcttatgctagcaataatttaacctagggtttatatttggaaaaatacccataggtgaaatttgtgtattttggtgttttatgatagaatatgaggttttaaattatgttagacaacttgtgctactcggttttaagtgaaaagcgagcaaaagggcttaatcggtaaaaatacctaatagtcataagtacatgttagagtgagaatttgatgttgccatagaaggaaaaatgatcagcatgtcataaaacataagaaaataggctgaattttaatttacgagctttggggcaaaagtgtaaatatgcaaaagtttagggcaaaattgtaatttttccaaaatatgattttgggtcaatttgaataatgtgagtcctaattagactatattttaaatgatagagcaaggaaaactgaaattgagctaaaatggggaaaataccaagttgtggacgaaatggtaaaatagccattttcgcatacgaggtaagttcatatgtaaatgttggtaacatagttattattttaaatgttttaatgtttttaaatgatatgataattattatgaaatattatacttgtgataattgtttgataatatgtaattatgtgaattacttgatgagtatgaactatcaccgaagtatcgatttcgatattccgtggaagacggcaaagatgtgagatcgaggaaaaaaagcccgtttgaaccttaggaatagattaggatacaagtgacatgtcactaggatggttgagcatccgaactcgttgagttgagtccgagttcacttatggatgcgagcgtccgaactcgttgagttgagtccgagttcatgagatgtaactaggcatccgagctcgttgagttgagtccgagttcacttatggatgcgaacgcccgagctcgttgagttgagtccgagttcacttatgggcgggttacatggtagcttggctacatttgtggcacttatgtgcaagttatccatgtatccaaattatattctgatgtgttcaacgggtaaagttctactcaaatggaggaatactcaagatgaaagggacgtattggtaagtgttgtgaaatggataatttgaacaggtatgtacttaaccctcgggttgaaaactcgatataacaacaatatggtaagatgataaatgaaaaggtgatatgaatgtcttggtgatgattatgcaaatgatgttttatgtttgcttatatggttatgttacttgctatttgcatgtgagcttactaagcatttatgcttactccctccttttcattccttgtagtgttgacaagccagctcggaaatcggaaacggtcggaggcacgctcacactatccgtataccatcttggcataatggcttgtatattttgagtatggcatgtatagcattataatcattttgtatatatggtcttatgatatggttattgagtggtatggaaatagaaatgcttggtaatgattagccattggaatggctaatcatgatcatatttggtattatgtatgtcaaattgctagctaatccatggaaaccatgaaataggtaaaatttaccataaaatagattcagacagcagcagtgacgtgagtttgaaaaatcactaaaaatagtagaaatggaattaaataatgaataagttatggaatcgaagcttgatgagtctattttcatatggaataagcgaaacaggtatatgagctatattttatgagatgtttaaatttttgtgaaacagggccagagcaatttctggatcccctgttatgactttggaaattcaccataaattttacaaagataattagaagtcacgctttatatgtacagattccttattgagtctagttttattagagacaaacggcatagtcattgaaggtctgtatagggagatatctgattcgtaatacacagaggtcagagtagttgaaccctgaaacagggagactttaactaataaactgtactaattggcctaaccaaaattctagaaaaaattagtagatatatatatgagtctagtttcaggaaaaatttacggaattggatttcgagtttcgtaactcgagatatgatttttaaagcgactgtgatgcagttagccagcttgtctggaaattttaaaatgaattgtatgagctgtttaattaatgaattaagtccgttaacacctcgtgttcaactccggaaacggtatcgggtatggggtgttacaaattcgaATAATAAATTAGTGTAAATACCCGTTTAGTCCCTATCAACTTTGGAAATAAACAAATTGGTCTCCCTCATAACAAAAAttacaaacaaaaataaaataattttaaaaatttataatttataatttataaaaattataaaatttaaaaaatctaaaatatataaaaagttaaaattttaaaaatttttctaaaataataattttgggacctaattaatgattcaaatttatcatactcaagtatcttattattttattgttttgctTTGGAATTTGAAagatttttcaaatatatatgatttcagATTTACGTACTCTAACATGGAATTAGTTATAatataacaatatttttatttgatatgtttactttttttaatttaactcgaataatttcactcgacttgattcgaaaaaaatttaaattgaattagaatgATAAAATAGGAGTCGTGAACTCAACAACTCAAAAAAAAATTACTCGATTAGTTTACCCTAAATGAGATGAATGTGCTTTAAAACTTACAATGAAAACTAAAGTCGCACCACCATAACATCCAAAGAACACAAAACGTACAGTCAACCATACAAGTAATCTATTTCTGTTCCATCTATATGTGCTTTTCACCTAGTTTATTTGCTCTTAATATGGCGTTCAAAATAGCCAAGAAAGCAAGCAAAATTGTGATATCCTTTTACTTAGACCACCAATGGAGGAAGTTGTTGCGCcttttgatctttttttttttgcaattggcCATGGGTGGACAACCAGGAGCATAGATGTCAACAAGGGCTATTCTACCACAACCTCTAACAACACAGCTCGAGTAGCGGTTGTTTCCACCACCATTCGCACAATTCCCCATAGAAATCACCCGCTTAGGTTTCGGTATTTGGTTGTAAACCCAGCAATAAATCGGAATCAAGTTGAATATTTATAGTGTTTTAATAACTATAAATAAAATtgtataattaattaaaagttaaaatttttattatcagTCAAGAATTAtattattcaaataatattacTTGAATATCTGttatattaaatgaataattatgtgtccttttaaaatattattattcgaAAAGACACCTATTGAAATATGTTTATATGAAAGAGATATAAAATTCGATAAATAGGAAtgaaatttcatttgaaaatcaCACTAACAAATTCTAATATTCTTTCTGTCCTTCCTTcattcttttaatattattagattattttatAAAGAATTTCTTTCTGtagaaattatttgtaaaaattgagtttcttgttatacATTACTCAATGCTTAGTGGACTATTCTCGTCAGTGTAAAATGCAAATAGATATCGGCTTTATTGTATCATCGAGGTTAATTTACTTGAAACTCATTTGCACACCGAATATAGGTGGGGCGgatataaccttaaagatagtaGCTTGATACACGCTTTGGAACATTGtcctatttctttattttttgttcGAGTCTCATTCGTGTATTCGAAATTTTCCTCACCAAAAATTTGCACTGACAATAATAACTCTGAGCAAACGTGTATGAGTTACCGGCAAGGGTAAGATATTTATTTTGTACTAACTCAAAACAAAATGCAAatctaaattcatgcaaataatTAATAAACTCGATCACAAGCAAGGTGAACTTAGGTTTGAGTAGTTTTCTACATGTTTAGACAAACCACTAACAAAGGTTTGAATAGAATAAACATCAATGTTGATACTATATATTGATTATTATCAACCTAATTACTAACACATCAAGCTTATTAGATAATATTAGACTTTATCATGGGTCGAATAGATGCAAAATTTTAGATCCGTTTTCTAGATCTGAGCTCAACctaaaaataggcctaaaattctGTCCAAGCTCTGTCCAGATTATAGATGCTACATTCAAGCCTAACCCGGTTCGCCcgtatttatttttttagattttttttatataataacaaacttaaaaagtATAATACATCATATAcactaaaaaatattaaaataatcttttttctcaacaaattgaaaatatattaaaaaattctttatacttaaataacactaaaatagttaCAACTCAGCaagcaaatgcctttaaaataaaaacaaaattaataataaaacaaaaattgtataatatccaaacaataacaacaaattaacaaaaaaaaaacagtagTGAAACAACAAAATAGTAAGAAAACAACTTATTTGGGTCGAATTGGGCTCGACCTAGACAAAAAATTCTACTCAAGGCTCGGTCCATTTAGAAAACGAGCTTATTTTTTGTTCAAACCTATTTTTcaagcctatatttttacccaaaccctcttaCTTTTCGAGCGTGCCTTTGGGTCTGGACGAGTAGTCCAGCGCATGAAAAAGTCTAGATAGCTCAAACTTAGGGCCCTTTTGGATGGACAGTGCGATTACCTGGTACTAGTGTAAAAATAGTGGTGGCGGTGAGAGTAAATATTGTAACGATAATGCAGcatgagataaaaaaaaaaacactacgCATCGCACCTCACCGGAGGTAAACACTCGGTGCCTTATTCAATGACATGACAAATTTGATATTTGCTAACAAATTTGAGCATGAATAAAGCAGGAAAAATAAAAGCAGTACAATAAATAATGTAAAACAAAGAACGAAATTAAGGAAATGGACTTATTGTTAAAGTCAACAGGAGTACCGTTAGTTAAGCTTTGGGATTCAAAACGCCCCAGTAGACTTCATTGTTGCCCATGTGGCAGAGGTAATAAAGTAGGAAGTCTTTCTATTCAAATGCTCTATAAACTGAAGCTTCGCCAACAAGAGATATCGCTGACTCTATAATGCTATCCTCAGAAGGGGCAATGAAGAAGGCAACTGTTGTTCGAGCGGCCCTTGAGTTTGTTACCACCCGATGTTCACCACTCTTCAGCTTATCGTTACTTATAATCTATATATAAGCAAAAGCAACCAATATATTTTAATCAATGAGTAAACTAGGCTTTTTGgtgtgtttgaaaatttcgaaTCACCACAGGGGAACTAGCAGTACCTGTAACTGGTTGCCGATGTTAACCACGAAAGCATTGTGCAGCGGTTCAACACCAATCCATTCCTCACTATTGAAGATTTGAAGGCCGTTTACATCTCCCTGGTGGAGAATGGTTAAGAGGATAGAGTCGCAATGTTTGGTTATTCCCAGGGTCAAACTCGGGTCAGGACAGGGTGGGTAATGGTTAACAAATAGGTGCAGAGATTCACTTAATTTATCCCCAAAGTATCCAGATTCTAGCCCCAACCCTTCAGAAAATAACTCCAGATCCTTAAACCCAATTTCTTTGCTTCAATCGAAAATGCAGCCACAACTTCCCTGCAAAGCTCTTGTACTGAGAAAATAAAACAAGGAAGAGGGGTATACCTTTTACCTGTATCGAATTGGCTTTTGAGGCCAATGTTTGATGCAATCTTGTAAAGGATGACAAGGGTGTCTTAGATTGTCACGCCATTGATGAACCTTTTCCCGATCATAGTTTAAGCTGCTTGTCAAAAGCCAGCAAATTTTTTGGGGTCCTCGGAATAGAGCATGACCTTGTCTTCGTCAGGCATTTCAAACAACTCCTTGAACACATCCATGCTTTCATTCATCAAATTTTCTGAAATTCCATGGTTAACAACCTGTTCACAAAGAACCTTTTATGAGGACGAAGCAAATTCAACACAGCAGTTGGTCATAGGAAATTGATAATAAATCTTTCATTTGTGTGTGTTTAACCTGGAAAAATCCATACTCTTGGCTGGGCTTCAAAATCTGCTGAACGATATCGGTTCGATTTCGACCCTCAGCGTTACGGAGATCGATGACTGGAATAGTTTTGCAAGTAGGAACAATAAGGTTGCCGGGTCTTGTTTCCGGTGGGAATTTATAAGATTCAGGCAAAGGTTTGTTTTTGGACCAGCTTGAAACAAGCTTCTACATCTCTTGAATGTGTGCTGCTTTTTCTTTTTCGTTTTTGAGAATTATAAGTCAATGCAacgaaatattttatattttaatcgcCCCTGCTATAAGATACAAGAAACATTCATGGCGGAAATTATAGATATAGTCGTTTTCAAATAACCTAAAAAATATGAAGAAATTGCATTCTGACTCTGCAAGGACAAGACcttgatggttttttttttttaataagaaGGATAAAATTAAGATAAGTGAAGTTGAGTTATTCCAGAATAATCATTATGTAGAGGACTTTATCCGAAGATTATATGTAGATATAGGTCTTTTTATCCAATTAACCCctcaaaaaaataaatatttataagaaCGAGTCAACTTAAAAAATAATGATGGGAATGACTTAAAATGAATAGTGTCAGGTAGTGCCAATAGATACCCAAATCAATCATCCCCCAATCATTAGTTGTTGGTTGTATGGgggtttaaaaaaatattttttttggtgCTGACACTACAATGTTGGTATTGTGGTGGCTGACACCCATGGCAAGAAAAAAATTTTAGTGTCGGCCTTTCCTCCCCCAGCGTCGgtgtgatttttaaatttttttatcagtGCACTCTAGTTGTCAGGATTAGCCTGTTTGGTTCTTCTTCAAGCTTGGATAATGTGACTCTTAAGTCTTCAGTTGCATGAGAAGAGATTTAAAGAAAATATGCAATATCAGTAGAGAAGAAGCACTGAATATttgataagaaaaagaaaatgcttTTGAGTTTAGTTTACTTATTATAACACTTAGTGggcaaataaaacaaaagaaaaatatggAGAAAAAAAATTCAACAGTCAAGGAAACAAgagaagaaaatgaaagaaatgaaGAATTTGACATTTACGGTTTcatcaaagaaaaaataaagttgTATATGAAATtgcattaataaatttaattagcgGTTTTTTATGGTTTCAGGGCAAGAAgaaatttaatgtaattttataGTTTCAATGAGAAATAAAGTTGTATATTGTTTagaatatttcaataaaaaatttgtaatacattatttagaaaatttcaaatcatactatttaaaaataataatgcagTTATATTATATATGGTCCTGGCAATCAGAGCACAccaggaaaaaaattaaaaatcgtaTCGGTGTTGGCAGAGAGAAGGCGTCagctaaaaaatattatttttcctGTCACAAGTGCTGGCaccaaaaaattaccaaaaaaaat belongs to Gossypium arboreum isolate Shixiya-1 chromosome 7, ASM2569848v2, whole genome shotgun sequence and includes:
- the LOC108489819 gene encoding protein DOWNY MILDEW RESISTANCE 6-like, with amino-acid sequence MISLIFNQIFKLSATTSIINSHIQEMEKLVSSWCKNKPLPESYIFPPETRPGNLVVPTCNSIPVIDLSKAEGQNRTHTVQQILKAGQEYGFFQVVNHGVPESLMNESMDVFKEFFEMPWEDKAMLYSEDPKNSCRLSTSSVNYAREKIHHWRDNLRHPCHPLQSCIKHWPQKPTRYREVVATYTIEAKKLGLRILELVSEGLGLESRYFGDKLSESEILSINHYPPCPDPSLTLGVAKHCDPNLLTLLHQGDVSGLQVFNNGEWIGVEPLHDAFVVNIGNQLQIISNNKLKSVEHRVVTNSRVARTSAGLFIGPSEDSIIEPEKSLVDDSPFYRAFEFKDFLLHYFPNLEDNEVVMGRFKLQA